From a region of the Castanea sativa cultivar Marrone di Chiusa Pesio chromosome 10, ASM4071231v1 genome:
- the LOC142613992 gene encoding gibberellin 3-beta-dioxygenase 1-like: MSTLSEAYEALPLDLQHIKPVDFASLEAVPDSHVWHDSSFGACSDEHEKSLVPVIDLEDSNATELIGKACETLGVFQLKNHGIPLSLIEEVKSEAARFFALSARQKLKALRSPGGATGYGIARITPFFSKYMWHEGFTIMGSPVDHVKELWPHDHERFCDVMVNYQKKMKVLAERLTRLIFKSLNISDEEISWLSSTSNDSGSTSTVSAALQLNSYPPCPEPNQTMGLAPHTDTFLLTILHQTQTNGLQIFKDGSGWLPVPPVEGALVVNMGDLFHILTNARFPNVLHRVVVSGTQQRLSTAYFYGPPIDFILSPFSEVLNSAQAPHYRSVAVKEYVAIKAQNLEKALSFIRA, translated from the exons ATGAGTACTCTCTCTGAAGCCTATGAAGCCCTCCCTCTCGATCTGCAGCATATCAAACCCGTAGACTTTGCTTCTCTCGAAGCTGTGCCTGACTCGCATGTTTGGCATGATTCATCATTTGGGGCCTGCTCCGATGAGCATGAAAAATCGTTGGTGCCTGTGATCGACCTCGAGGATTCCAATGCCACAGAGCTTATAGGCAAAGCATGTGAGACATTGGGTGTGTTCCAATTGAAGAACCATGGGATACCCTTGAGTCTCATAGAGGAGGTAAAGTCCGAGGCTGCAAGGTTCTTTGCTCTGTCGGCTCGACAAAAATTGAAGGCCCTACGGTCTCCTGGTGGGGCCACCGGATACGGCATAGCTCGAATAACGCCGTTCTTTTCCAAGTATATGTGGCATGAAGGTTTTACCATCATGGGTTCTCCTGTTGATCATGTTAAGGAACTTTGGCCCCATGACCATGAACGTTTTTG TGATGTAATGGTAAATTATCAGAAGAAAATGAAGGTTTTGGCAGAGCGATTAACCCGCCTAATCTTCAAGTCCTTGAACATCTCTGACGAAGAAATAAGCTGGCTAAGTTCAACCAGCAATGACTCTGGAAGTACTAGTACTGTCAGCGCAGCTTTACAGCTAAATTCCTATCCCCCATGTCcagaaccaaaccaaaccatGGGTCTAGCCCCTCACACCGACACTTTCCTCTTGACTATCCTCCACCAAACTCAAACAAACGGCCTCCAAATCTTCAAAGACGGAAGTGGATGGCTTCCAGTTCCTCCAGTTGAAGGTGCACTCGTGGTTAACATGGGTGATCTCTTCCATATCCTCACCAATGCTCGATTTCCAAACGTTCTTCATCGTGTCGTCGTCAGTGGAACCCAGCAACGCTTGTCCACTGCCTACTTCTACGGCCCTCCTATTGATTTCATTCTTTCTCCTTTCTCTGAAGTTTTGAACTCCGCTCAAGCTCCTCATTACCGCTCTGTTGCAGTGAAAGAGTATGTTGCTATCAAGGCCCAGAATCTTGAGAAAGCACTTTCGTTTATTAGAGCTTAA